GTCTCTGTAGAACTGCCTCCTTCGTTACCTTTTGACCCCAAGTCAATTCATAAACTTCATGGTTTTATGTGATGCATTTTTAGCAGTCGTTGTTCCATTATACTTAGAAACGTTCCAAGTGCAATAAGTAGAAATGATTGTGTCTGTAATCACTCCTTCGATAAACGGTGCAGTGATCGCACACGCTAGCATTCCTGTCCACCTTTATCAGAAGTATTGGACAGAGGAAGTAATTTGATTATGGCATTTAAACTGTGTGTTCACATTATACATCCTGTAAATACCAGGATATGTATTCCAGGCATCTGGCTATACTGTAGGTAGAACCACCCCAACGTATACATGTATTCAGAGAAGATACTGTGTTGTAATTGTGCAAATGATCTGTGATACAGAAGCAAGCAAGGCAACATCAAAGCAgtgtctttttctcattttaggaAGTCCAGCGTATCCTGGGGAGAGAAACACCAAGACCAGAAAAAGGTAGATGCTGATTTatgaataagaaatattttagttctattaaattttgttttttttctgagataatGGAGTTCTTTTATCTTCAGCTGCAATGGAGGCATTAGGAATGGATCTGTACAAAAGAAATAAGCCTGAGAAGCAGCCTTTTGCCCATCTCATTATTGATGATAAGAATATTCCATCAGGTAAGTTCAGTTTTAAGTGGATTCTTCTAATGCTACTATGAATGTGCTTTACTCATTACTTAAGCTGTATGCAttacttttctgctttatatAACTAAACCAAAGGGGAATTCTCTGAGGCCTGAAATCTGAGATTTTGCCAGCCTGTTCTGTTTAGAGATAAGTCATCTGCACATGAGGGGTTAGATTCTTGCCAGAGGGTAGTATTCTTTCCCCCTCCAACTGCATtggcattgtccaaatgttgAGCTTTATAAACAGAGAGCTTTAAGCAACTTGTAAAATGGCAATCAGAACTTCTACAGGCTTTCTTACTAGTTCAGATGCCTTCTGACAACCTTCTCTTTGAGTCAGATTTCGTCTTTTGACATAGGTCAACAGTAGAGGATGCAGTATCAGTAAGCTTGTCTTAGCACTTTGGAagattgaattaattttctagTTATATACATGATCATTTACATCTACGGAACTGGAGTCTGTCACACTTTGAGAAATTCACCcatgggactttttttttgctgtctatCTAGATGTTACTcggtaaaatgtatttttaccaTGACTAATActtgatacttttttttactGATGTGCATTGCTGTATTAACTTTCTAGGGAGTGAATTAGCACCTTTGTGGGTAATGGCAAcagaaacattgcttttttttatcATCACAGTCTGTAGGAGCTCTCAGAAATACAGTCCTTGTAGTAACAAACTTTTGTTCCTCCTTCTGAGGAGACCAACCTCTTACCAATGCAATGAGTTGGGCTTATTCCCTCCAGATCTGGCAAATGGCTTATGCCCTCTTTGGAAGAGAATTACTGGGACATTAATCATGAGGACAGcttctgctgttattttgaGCACTGTGGCATTAAGGGACTGCATCCTTTTGGGTAGCTAGAACCCTGAACCTACTGATTGTGAGGTGCTCTACTATCTTATCACTGGCGTGTGGCTCTACCCACTTGACTGGGTGGCATAGAGATCAATGACAGGCATAAAGGATGAAAAATTTTCCTGCAGATCACCAGGagttcttcctgttttctctgacTGCAAACTTATATTTTCTTGCAGTGTTTCTTTATTCTACACGTCTGAAATCCTTCTAAATAGCTCTTTGCTATCCATGAGTCTGGGCAGATTGGTTCTTAGTATTTTAAATTCCCTACTGTCATCACTCTGACCCAAAATAAgcaatgtcaggaaaaaaaatcagtatcatTATcaaacaggattttattttgttcaagtAATTTGCAAGGTAACGCCTGTCATGAATAGGCATTGAACACTTTCCTTTCACCTGATTCACAATAATACCATGCCTCGAATGGACTTCTGCAGTTATGGACTgacagggagggggaaaaataacccCTCCTACATCTTGGCGTCCCACCCATCATTTAGCTGCAGAAGCCGTAGTGGTTTAGATTTGTTGCATTAGGTTAAAGCTGGAtgcttgctgtttgctttttaccAGAGCTCACTTCAAACACTACCTaggttttaaatgaaaacagtgaattttGGTTTATAAATTGATTATAGAAATTAGTCACAGTTTAAAGGAGAAgagcacaaacagaaataaatgcaaatgttaaaTATATCATTTGGAATGTGAATTGGTACCTTTAGCTAGTACCTAAAGAAACACTAGTATTTTTGAGCTATTTACAGCTACAGGTTCAGCTTAGCTGCCCTTTGCCTCCAGAAGTGGTTtttcagagcaggcagagctttGGCCCTTTCCTCAGGCTTTATTTATACCTGAAAGCTACTATAGTGCAAATGAGTAATAAATACTGGTTTACTTTATCCTTCCATCATCTTCCTTCCCACTAATTCTGTTGGAACTCAGTTGTGTTAGTCTTAGTTCATGCctgcaaacatttaaaacattgttttgatttgtattGAGTTACCAGAAAGACtgagaattacatttttttttttcactgcttgttACCATGTTTGGAAGATTACCTTAGTCATTATCTCTgcgttttcttccttctgtcaaCATGGCTTACTTTGTGTTATTTCTTCCAGGGCTCCATTATAAATTTTTGCCTCAAAAGATACTGTATTACAGCACTTGTGACTGTCCTATAATTTGGATTATGTTTTGGAGTTTCATATATGGACAACTGAGTTGGCACTTAgatgctccattttttttcctctgcctgtgtTTCTGCATATTGATCGATTGGGTGTATTACCATCTGCAGTACTGAGATCCTGTTTACTCCTTCCATTAAGCGTTGCATGACAAAATTTCCATCAATGTGcatctgtgctgtgctcctggctCTGACATGCCTTGTCTAAACCTCTGAATTGTGGCAAAACGTCCGGCTACCTTGGTTAATGAAGTCATAGCACTATAATCTAGGTTGAAAGGCACTTCCAGAAGTCATCCAGGCTAATCCCCTGCTCAAAACAGGTCTAATTAGACCTATAGATAGGATCATTCTCCATCAGCTCTTGGCTTGTCCCTCCACCTGACCATGGATGAATGGTACATATTGCTCTCAACAGCAAACAGTGTGAACAAGCTTCACCTGTAGCTGCTCTCAGTATCGCAATTACAAGTCACTGTGGcacctttttttccatcttccccCTTCAGCAAAGAATCATATATTTTCACTTAGGATTTCTTCAAAATTGCCTCTTGATTTTTGAGGCTAGCAACTAAAAAATTTACTTTACAGGTAAATAAATTCTGCCTAGCATCTCCCTGGTGGGCCACCAGTCAGTCACAGTATGTCAGCAAGCCTTTCTGCTTGGTCATATGTATACATTTCTGCCTAATATTTCTGTGCCTCTGTCCTTTGTCAGTCCAAGCAGTGATATTGGCTCTAATTTCTCACCTATCCTCCTCATTTTGAAGGTAGCATAGCTTCCCAGGGTGGTGTTTCTGGTGGACTTAACACTGTGTACAAGAAGTCCTACAACTTCTGCTATTCTTCAACTTCAGAGATGTTCTCTGGTATTTCAGCATTCTCTTGCAGATGAGTTATTCCAGGATAGGAGACTTAAGATCTTAGTGTGACTTCCAATTCGTTGATGGCTTTCAGAGTTTTTTAGAGGTACTGCACAGAAGAAGGCTTCGCTGTACAAGGTGGCTTGTGTAACTTCTACTTAGCTACACTGGAGCCATAAGACAGCAGCTATTTAAGGTCTGCTTTTGATAACATATGCTTTGCTCAAGTCTCTGTGGAAGAATGccagaagatttttttgttctggACTAACATTAGACTATTCCTCTCACATGCAAAAGTTGCCTTTTGCAGCTGGGGAAGACTCATAGCTCTCAATTTCCCCTGTTCCTGTCCTACTTACCTTCCCTCACTTCAACACAAACAAATCCAGGAGGCAGCTTCAATCAAAGGTACTTGAGGCTGTTCCCCAGTATGTTTGTGAGCACTGGGGGTGGTGGGAGTAGATTGTTTTTAGTTTGGTGTGGGGAGAGGATAAGGTACTGAATATTCCACGCAGGCCTGTAGATGCACTGAGAGTCCAAGGTCCTCTGGCACCTGTGCAGGCCTGCTACTGTGGGTGCCTCTGAGGGAGCAAACAGAGCTGGGTTTGTGTGGGAGTTGCTAGTGGTTAGGAGGACAAGTTAGCCAACTTTCATCTCTTGTGCTCTGCCCTGTGTATCGTGCTGAATAAATGGTAGGTTGTAGTGGCTCTTCTGTGCCATGGTGCATCTTAGAAGGGTAGGGACCTGTGTGGCTTCCTCTGCCCATGGGTCTTGTCTGGTTCTTCTGTGACTTATATCTAAAGTATAGATACTTTGTGTAGTTCTAAAGATAAAGGATTGTATcgactttcttccttttttttgtgttctcaaATGAGAATGTTTATCTTTGTACTACTGCAGTCACAAGAGCATAAACTACATGAAGGTTTCATAAACTTTCTATCTGAGGAAATATCAGTTCTTTTCAGATGCTGTTATTCCTTGCAAACACAGGTTAACTCATAGCAagatttgctctttttttttgttagcaatttttcatttcaaattctcTCAATTGTTTGTTACCCAAATAAAGTTTTAGATGGAATGCAATTACTGCATAGAGCTTGCTATGTGACTGAGTGCCATCAAACTATTGGCCAAGCAAGTGTTTTGTACCATGTTCCAGCAGACGTTCTGTGGGAGGGCAGCAcatgatgaaaaaggaaatttcttaTGTCTTTTGTTATAAGTGTCTAATATTCTGAAGCTTTAAACTTCACTTTAGCCTACATGAAGGTACTtgctattgattttaaaaatctgggtattgctttttaaatgttgtgTTTTGCGAAATgcttataaattattttttttcctctcctctcttcagGAACTCGTAAAGTGAACCTTACATCCTGGCATCATGACAAAGGCCAGGCAAACTTATCAAATATGACATTTAATGATGGGAAACTAATTGTTAATCAAGATGGATTTTACTACCTGTATGCCAACATCTGTTTTAGACATCATGAAACTTCAGGAAACCTGACTAAAAGAGGGCTTCAGCTGATGGTGTATATGACTAAGACAAACCTTAAAATAAGGCGCTCTGATGTGTTGATGAAGGGAGGAAGCACCAAATACTGGTCAGGGAATTCagaattccatttttattctgtaaatgtAGGAgggttttttaaattaaaatctggtGAAATGATAAGTATCCAGGTATCAAACCCATTGCTACTGGATTCATCACAAGAAGCAACTTACTTTGGGGCATTTAAAGTAAGGGATTTAGACTGAATATTTAGCGTGCTGAAATTGGGcagggggggaaggaaggggttAGTGGTCCAGAAACAACTTgaagacagaactgaaaattttTTGCATCCCAGTTGCATCTGTATAAGGCATATAGCTCTAAAGACATGTTTTGCCCTGTGCTGACTCTGGCAAGAGTTCCATAAATGCATCAAGGATAAAATTGTGTGGTTCTGATTCAGTCTTACACCAGTTTTACTTTGTATGTCTCCACTGGCTTCAGTAGAATCATTATGACTTCTACATTGGTATAGCTGAAATCAGAGCAATTGGTATTACTGAATTATTTCCACATTCTGACCTGACTGTTTGGCACAAACGTAAGGCAGGACAGAATTTGGCTCTCAGATTGCATTTGGGGCTTAATCATGCTTGGGGCTGAGCATTCTGACCCTGAGACAGCAAAGATTGTGAATGTATAACTAATTCCATTGCATTTGATGTGGCTTTTCACGTGCTTAGTTAAGCATGTTCATGCTTTGCTGGATTAGGGTTGGAAAGCTCAAGCCGTGGCAGAAATGAGTTGTGGAACACCTAAACAGttgaaatcacatttttacCTGATTAAAAAGGGCTATTTCTAGGAAGAAGGGAGATCTGGCCTTACAGTCCTAAAAGGTTAATCACAGGTCATTATTATTGTTGCACAACTAATTGCAAATATAGATTGCCAAAATATGGAGTGCCTTTAAAGTATTACATTGTGCCAGCACctgcaaagacattttttagacaaaaagtatgtatttttatattctgtaataTCTAAAGTTATATTTTAGGTGTAatgttttgtgtaaaaaaatgtaaattatattgTCCTATAGTATttgatacaaaatatttaaattctcttgctgtttgtatatttaatgatttaaactgtttttaatgtacAGACATGTTAAACTAGTGCACTTTTTAATCCCAATGGGAAAAATTGCAGCTAAAAGAGGTTGTTTGCAATTAGCAAATGTAATATATACCTTTGTACTTTTTAACTTAATAGATTTCTGTTAAACTTGTCAGTATTActtgggggaggagggaaattCACACCAAAGTCATGAATAATTACACCAGAATGTTGGTCACTGGGTGCCTTTCAAACCTGGAGGGTAATTAATGTTACAAAGCTGGTGTTACctgaaggggagaaagaaaaaacaacataataAGCCACAGAAATGTATTGGGGGTATTTATAGTTATTGAACAGGCATATTTTCCTACAATGAATTCCATGAGTTGTAAATTCTGCAATAGAGCAATGACTTTTTTAGCCTAGTTTCCTGAGAAAACGAAGCTTTTGTCATTGCATTGCCTgtccttttctccccttctaGCTTCTAAAACTCTGCACCTTCCTGCCAGATCTGGCAGGTGAATAGCAGTATTGAGATTCTTACAGGTTTTATGAGAACTGACAGCTGAGAACGACTCAGCAATTTTCCATTATTAGTCAGTGGCTGGCCACTGTTCATATTAGCCAACAAATTAATATGGGGAAACTCCTAGTTAGCCGCTACACGTGTTGTCTCTTCTATAGTTGCTTGGCCAAAAAGGTAGGTGGAAGGAATCTGAGGGTGGGTATGGGGAACATGGGAGGGAGCTGCAAATATTGTAGGTTATGTTTAGAGCACATCTGGGCAAGGAACAACTTTAGGGTGGGGATCACGGAGGTTT
This genomic window from Cygnus olor isolate bCygOlo1 chromosome 1, bCygOlo1.pri.v2, whole genome shotgun sequence contains:
- the TNFSF11 gene encoding tumor necrosis factor ligand superfamily member 11 encodes the protein MRRASRDYSKYLRGSEELGGGNAHDSAPPPPAPPQAAPPLPAHPHPPPASRSLLAALVLLGLGQVVCSVALFLYFRAQMDPSRISKEDAHCVRMLFRSPESIGLQDTPFENQDVKLMPESCRRMKQALQRAVQKEVQRILGRETPRPEKAAMEALGMDLYKRNKPEKQPFAHLIIDDKNIPSGTRKVNLTSWHHDKGQANLSNMTFNDGKLIVNQDGFYYLYANICFRHHETSGNLTKRGLQLMVYMTKTNLKIRRSDVLMKGGSTKYWSGNSEFHFYSVNVGGFFKLKSGEMISIQVSNPLLLDSSQEATYFGAFKVRDLD